In Pantoea cypripedii, the following proteins share a genomic window:
- a CDS encoding RidA family protein produces MTITRIDPEHRMSEAVVHNQTVYYTSVPENLDEDAEAQTANALAVIDAILTRVGSDKSKILDATLFLVDKADFPAMNRAWDAWVSPGNAPVRCTVQAGLMNPKYKVEIKIIAAL; encoded by the coding sequence ATGACTATTACGCGTATCGATCCGGAACACCGCATGTCGGAAGCCGTTGTTCATAACCAGACCGTGTATTACACCAGCGTACCGGAAAACCTTGATGAGGATGCGGAAGCGCAGACGGCCAATGCGCTGGCGGTGATTGACGCGATTCTGACCCGCGTCGGTTCCGACAAAAGCAAAATCCTCGACGCCACCCTGTTCCTCGTCGACAAAGCCGACTTCCCGGCGATGAACCGCGCCTGGGATGCCTGGGTATCACCGGGCAACGCACCGGTGCGCTGCACCGTTCAGGCTGGTCTGATGAATCCGAAATATAAAGTCGAAATCAAGATCATCGCCGCGCTATAA
- a CDS encoding YoaH family protein has translation MFSGLPALSHEQQQQAVERIQELMAGGMASGQAIAQVAHEIRQSHQGEQIRARFEDDEDDV, from the coding sequence ATGTTTTCAGGTCTTCCGGCATTATCTCACGAACAGCAACAACAGGCTGTCGAGCGTATTCAGGAACTGATGGCGGGCGGTATGGCCAGCGGCCAGGCGATTGCCCAGGTGGCGCATGAAATTCGCCAGAGCCACCAGGGTGAGCAGATTCGGGCGCGTTTTGAAGACGACGAAGACGACGTCTGA
- the pabB gene encoding aminodeoxychorismate synthase component 1: MIVKTLALNYTPDTLPQLFSTLAHQPWAMLLTSGHADHADNRFDIMTADPRVTLVTRGPATEITQQDTTLSSADDPLTLVQRYCDALGVQPAFTADLPFQGGAIGLFGYDLGRRFEHLPQLAQQDLNTPDMAVGIYDWALIADHHQQKLTLVALDDPEARWQWLQAQTAPALQPFALTSDWQSNLSFDQYAQRFAAVQAYIQAGDCYQVNLAQRFQASYRGDEWQAFQRLNETNRAPFSAFLRLPDSAILSLSPERFLSLQQRVIETRPIKGTRPRMADPQADRQQAQELADAEKDRAENLMIVDLLRNDIGRVAEPGSVSVPELFVVEPFPAVHHLVSTVRAQLPATLAATDLLRACFPGGSITGAPKIRAMEIIEELEPHRRNAWCGSIGYLSLCGRMDTSITIRTLIAENQQLYCAAGGGLVADSVVAAEYQETLHKVNRILPSLQEPF; the protein is encoded by the coding sequence ATGATCGTAAAAACCCTCGCTCTGAATTATACGCCGGATACGCTGCCACAGCTTTTTTCCACCCTTGCTCATCAGCCATGGGCGATGTTGCTGACGTCGGGCCATGCCGATCATGCCGATAACCGTTTCGATATCATGACCGCCGACCCGCGCGTCACCCTGGTGACCCGTGGCCCGGCGACAGAAATTACCCAGCAGGATACCACGCTCAGTTCAGCCGACGATCCGCTCACGCTGGTACAACGCTATTGTGATGCCCTCGGTGTTCAGCCTGCTTTTACGGCGGACTTACCGTTCCAGGGCGGTGCGATCGGTTTATTCGGTTACGATCTGGGTCGTCGTTTCGAACACCTGCCACAGCTGGCGCAACAGGATCTCAACACCCCGGATATGGCGGTGGGCATTTATGACTGGGCGTTAATTGCCGATCATCATCAGCAAAAACTGACACTGGTCGCGCTTGATGACCCCGAGGCACGCTGGCAGTGGTTACAGGCACAAACCGCCCCTGCGCTTCAGCCCTTTGCCCTCACCAGTGACTGGCAATCCAACCTGAGTTTTGACCAGTATGCTCAGCGCTTTGCCGCTGTGCAGGCTTATATCCAGGCGGGTGACTGCTACCAGGTGAATCTGGCCCAGCGTTTTCAGGCCAGTTATCGCGGCGATGAATGGCAGGCGTTTCAGCGCCTGAACGAAACTAATCGCGCACCGTTCAGCGCCTTTTTGCGCCTGCCGGACAGCGCGATTCTCAGCCTGTCCCCGGAGCGTTTTCTTTCTCTGCAACAACGGGTGATTGAGACCCGACCGATCAAAGGGACCCGCCCGCGCATGGCCGACCCGCAAGCCGATCGTCAGCAGGCGCAGGAACTGGCTGACGCCGAGAAAGATCGCGCCGAGAACCTGATGATTGTTGACCTGCTGCGTAATGATATTGGTCGTGTCGCCGAACCGGGCAGCGTCAGCGTGCCGGAACTGTTTGTGGTGGAACCTTTCCCTGCGGTGCATCATCTGGTCAGCACGGTGCGCGCACAGTTACCGGCGACCCTTGCCGCCACTGACCTGTTGCGCGCCTGTTTTCCGGGCGGTTCCATCACCGGCGCACCGAAAATCCGTGCGATGGAGATCATTGAAGAACTCGAACCTCATCGCCGCAATGCCTGGTGTGGCAGTATTGGTTACCTCAGCCTGTGTGGCCGTATGGATACCAGCATCACTATACGCACGCTAATTGCCGAAAATCAGCAGTTGTATTGTGCAGCGGGTGGTGGTCTGGTGGCTGACAGCGTCGTCGCGGCGGAGTATCAGGAAACGCTGCACAAAGTGAATCGTATTCTGCCCAGCCTGCAGGAGCCATTTTAA